A DNA window from Primulina tabacum isolate GXHZ01 chromosome 12, ASM2559414v2, whole genome shotgun sequence contains the following coding sequences:
- the LOC142520786 gene encoding transcription factor MYB1-like translates to MGRSPFCSKEGLNKGAWTAMEDKILTDYVKKHGEGKWRKLPKKAGLNRCGKSCRLRWLNYLRPDIKRGHISAGEEDLIIRLHKLLGNRWSLIAGRLPGRTDNEIKNYWNTNIAKKQAVTDHKMAKQSTTKKENPSASQPQLPNSLGSHVIRTKAKRASEVFIIRNPSQSIENVESTPAFEQSQIENHNHKAEKLESEQFGMMDFKLDDKFFSDLFSTELFIFSDQKLDDGLGEDSLNNMKNSTGYPTTNSCQIPDEKHQVLDMGSMINIDPAMDWFQD, encoded by the exons atgGGGAGAAGTCCTTTTTGTTCCAAAGAAGGCTTAAACAAAGGGGCATGGACTGCCATGGAAGACAAAATTCTCACAGATTATGTTAAGAAACATGGCGAAGGAAAATGGCGAAAGCTACCCAAAAAAGCAG GCCTTAATAGATGCGGAAAAAGTTGTAGGCTTCGTTGGTTGAATTATTTACGACCGGATATCAAGAGAGGACATATAAGTGCAGGTGAAGAGGATCTTATTATCAGACTTCACAAGCTCCTTGGAAACAG ATGGTCTTTAATAGCTGGAAGGCTTCCGGGGCGAACAGACAATGAAATCAAGAATTACTGGAACACGAACATCGCCAAGAAGCAAGCTGTCACTGATCATAAGATGGCAAAACAATCCACCACGAAGAAAGAAAATCCATCAGCAAGCCAACCTCAACTTCCCAACAGCTTAGGGTCACATGTAATTCGTACGAAGGCGAAAAGGGCTTCTGAGGTTTTCATCATAAGGAATCCTTCCCAAAGTATCGAAAATGTTGAATCCACACCTGCGTTTGAACAGTCCCAAATTGAAAATCATAATCACAAGGCAGAAAAGTTGGAATCTGAACAGTTTGGCATGATGGATTTCAAACTGGACGATAAGTTCTTTTCAGATCTATTCAGCACTGAGCTCTTCATATTTTCTGATCAGAAGCTGGATGACGGATTGGGGGAGGATTCGCTCAATAACATGAAGAACAGCACCGGCTATCCTACTACAAATTCGTGCCAAATTCCTGATGAAAAGCATCAGGTTCTTGATATGGGATCAATGATCAATATAGATCCTGCGATGGACTGGTTTCAAGATTGA